One window of the Cryptomeria japonica chromosome 7, Sugi_1.0, whole genome shotgun sequence genome contains the following:
- the LOC131049249 gene encoding uncharacterized protein LOC131049249, whose protein sequence is MLKMEFIKIKGREVFDEGSWVVEVESSLESEMTPAKLRDGLIHTVPRILLKQDNREFYIPQVVSIGPYHFPEKDALDDDMKLLKSEVAKKMHRKIIWKYGLKPVMEKFMEKEVQDKIKESYAKEIKLSSEVCAWMIVRDACFLLEVLDRFGKDEDQEKSEPGFIDSILSRKRHHRLLTEIVKDMMENQLPLWILEEVRLDFLGSKADGCFESAVKSNDDHWFEMALKHLSPIKVSEGRKRDFKKESHILQLFHDYIVHTVRQDDASSNSRSENLISCNWLMNIFCKIKSTTENILCKMKKTTENFHCKIKELFSSLIPHTTISRSTCIKWVFALLLSPVFVMLFILGVIFLVLLYIIKKLIFDTLYSLTSCLSRREEGTEKHVPSIQVLKRGGMKFKKLEGAISQIKFNESNSTLYLPQFKVDDRSEVILRNLIALEICSHEEQKPITRYAILMNDLVDTSRDVEILRLEDSITGKLGTDHEITKLWNSMLSPTEIPRYDSIDEAVKSINHYHKKWQKGLAFLRHRRLLGDFLGLLLEFIWTYGSKPWWFFSGLIVLVIFVLTAVQVVCLFKSCQYK, encoded by the exons ATGTTGAAGAtggaatttatcaaaatcaaaggGAGGGAAGTATTTGATGAAG GTTCGTGGGTTGTTGAAGTAGAGTCAAGTTTAGAGAGTGAAATGACGCCAGCTAAACTCCGTGATGGCCTCATTCACACCGTTCCAAGGATTCTCTTGAAGCAAGACAATAGGGAGTTCTATATTCCTCAAGTCGTCTCCATCGGTCCTTACCATTTCCCAGAAAAAGATGCACTGGATGATGACATGAAGCTTCTCAAGTCAGAAGTGGCAAAAAAAATGCACCGCAAAATCATCTGGAAATATGGCTTAAAACCGGTGATGGAAAAGTTTATGGAAAAAGAGGTCCAAGACAAAATAAAGGAAAGCTATGCTAAAGAAATCAAACTTAGCAGTGAAGTGTGTGCGTGGATGATAGTGAGGGATGCCTGTTTTCTTCTAGAAGTCCTGGACAGATTTGGAAaagatgaagatcaagagaaaaGCGAGCCGGGTTTCATCGATAGTATTCTTAGCAGGAAACGACATCATCGTCTGTTGACAGAAATTGTGAAAGATATGATGGAAAATCAACTACCACTCTGGATTTTGGAGGAAGTCAGGCTTGATTTTCTAGGGTCAAAGGCTGATGGCTGTTTTGAGTCGGCTGTGAAATCAAATGATGATCACTGGTTTGAAATGGCACTAAAACATTTATCTCCTATCAAAGTATCAGAAGGTAGGAAGCGAGATTTCAAGAAAGAATCTCATATCTTGCAATTGTTTCATGACTACATTGTTCACACTGTTAGGCAAGACGACGCTTCCTCCAATTCCCGGTCGGAGAATCTCATATCTTGCAATTGGCTTATGAATATTTTTTGCAAGATAAAAAGTACAACAGAGAATATTCTTTGCAAGATGAAAAAGACAACAGAGAATTTTCATTGCAAGATTAAAGAATTATTCTCTTCTTTAATCCCTCACACAACTATATCCAGAAGCACTTGTATAAAATGGGTATTTGCACTTCTTTTATCTCCCGTTTTTGTCATGTTGTTCATTTTAGGTGTCATATTTTTGGTTTTGCTATATATTATTAAGAAGCTTATATTTGACACTCTGTACTCTCTTACGAGCTGCCTATCCCGTAGAGAAGAGGGGACAGAAAAACATGTTCCATCTATACAAGTGCTAAAAAGGGGAGGAATGAAATTCAAGAAACTGGAGGGTGCAATTAGTCAAATTAAGTTCAACGAGAGCAATTCCACACTGTATTTGCCCCAGTTCAAAGTAGATGACAGATCGGAGGTGATACTCAGGAACCTGATTGCCCTGGAAATCTGCTCGCACGAAGAGCAGAAACCCATTACAAGGTATGCCATTCTAATGAACGACCTGGTTGACACAAGTCGGGACGTGGAAATCTTGAGACTTGAGGACAGCATCACCGGCAAGCTTGGAACTGACCATGAGATCACTAAGCTTTGGAATTCTATGCTGTCGCCCACAGAAATTCCCAGGTACGATTCTATTGATGAAGCTGTTAAGTCCATAAATCATTACCACAAAAAGTGGCAGAAAGGTCTGGCTTTTCTTAGACATCGTCGTCTATTGGGTGACTTTTTGGGGCTGCTGTTAGAGTTTATCTGGACTTACGGTTCAAAGCCATGGTGGTTTTTCTCTGGTTTGATCGTACTTGTAATTTTTGTGTTAACCGCTGTTCAAGTAGTTTGCCTTTTTAAATCTTGCCAATACAAATAG